From the genome of Anopheles funestus chromosome 2RL, idAnoFuneDA-416_04, whole genome shotgun sequence:
CCGTCGCTATTGCACAGTAACTTTGGTGAGTTCCACCCCAcctggggggaaaaaaggggatattttaaaagtaaactCCGGAGCAGAAAATTTAGTGTTTGTTCTACTAAATCCAGCAGATAATAGCACCGCTTGGTGGCCGGGAGCATCACGATTATAATTTACCGTCGCTACCATTTGCAAATAGAGCTGATCTGTTTATAGCCATCTTCATGTGGAACGAGATGCAGGGGTAAATAAAGCAAGAAGACAGTGGCAGTGGGAGATTGTTTTGACTTTGTTTAAATACTCGAAATAGCGATTCGTTGCCAGTGGCTCGGAGCCgtggagaaaaacaaacaatagacTTCTATGCAACACGATGGGGTTAATCCAGCCATTGCATACGCTTAAATTGTTGGATAAAGCTGCTTAATGTCACTTTAAGCAATCCGTGGGTGTTCgggtccgttttttttcctgtgtcTTGCACAATTGGACATGCTTTGTCATAGTCACAATGAAAGCGCTGACAATATTTCAACACCTCCAGTGTTCGTTCGTGTTATCGTAGGTCGAGTAGGCTTACGATAAAGGGACACAGTTTTGTTCCAAGTGTTTcataaacaaaagcaaaaaaaaaaacatcagcaagttaggcttttttggggcaaaaaaaagacaggaAAAAAGTTATCTTCATCCGAGAGTGTTCCATCTATTACGGGAGTGTATCTGTGGCTGACAGTTTCCTTCTGCTGGATACACTGTTGGATATTCCTGCCCGCCCCGGGGGTGGTTTGAAGCATTCTATATCAAACGGTCAAAGAGGGAGGTTTGGGTTTGTTGCTTTATGTAGTAGGAGTTTGGAGTTGGAGCCATTCGGCAGCTCATTTGAATAGCATGGTTTcgaatttaaatcattttacgCTTGAGTTCGAACCATTCAGTACAGGGAGTTTAGGCGAAGTGAATCTATTATGAGGTGGGATCAATTGTAAGAATGAACCTATAATTAGCCAACGTGCGTTGGATTTTCTCACGACGTATGAATGggagtagtaaaaaaaagagttaaataatatgaaaaatattctttcgTTTGGTAGTTGTAAATATTTCAGTAAtaaaatttcatgtttttccatatgatcatttttcttcatacTAGATGTTAGATAATAAAGTAGTTTTCTCACCATGATGATCTTGTAAACACTTTGTAATTCATCCGTCACCCACTTTCGACACTTTTCAGTAAATGTTTAGTAACGGAATGAGTATGAGAATATAAAGTTCCGTAATGGCGCATGTAGTAGTAAACATAAAATGGCATCATTTCTAGCATTAATCCAATGTGTTTATGGAATGAAGGAAAAGATGTGGGTAAGATGCGTAGAATTGTTGTAGAAACTATTTCTTAGCTAAATCCTAAATCATTCTGTACAAAGGTTACACATTTCAGCCGGACAGAAACAACTGAGTGAGGTAAGTAGTGAGCATGACAATAGTGTCATTGTACAACATTCTTATCGTATCACACATTTACACCGGAACGATTAACTGCAGAACCATCCCTTCAGCTGTAGCGCGGAAGCATGGCGGCTTTCCGTAACTGTCCCGCGTGGCATACGAACTACTAACATCTGAGAATGAAATATTATAGTTTCTGTTGACACTTCTGGTACACTTCCTATGCCTTGTGCCTGAATTGAAATGGAACCGAAAAGGGGCCATTGCCTAACCGAACATTTTCCTCCCATGTGAAaaacaccatgcgtctccatttctgggttttttttgcagaactATCTGCTAGGCTGAAGCTTTTCTCGGGGAGGCAAAGTTTTGCGTTAAAAGGCATGCAAATAATGAAGgcattttaaaagcaaatggCAGTTATTCAAACCTAAAACTAGCTCATGGTGGTTGGTGGTGCTTTCGAATGCGACAGAACGTGGCGCGGTTGGTGATAGTTTTGGACGCTTTTGAACGAAAAGCTGTGAAGTGATGTGTGAAGTGACACACAATGagggtttttgcaaaactatttGAAATAGAAAGTGTTGACATTGCttggttatgttttattttaatgcatggTGTCAAACGAATCTTTCACTGCGGCAGTCAGAGCTACACCCATAATCACCATAATAGAATTCAATTATTCAGCTCACATTATTAAGAGTCGGCCTTTTACAAGCGATATCATTTGCAATTGAATAGGCGAGACAATTTCTAACGCAAAAAGTTTCAACGATAAAATACTCACGTGCAATTGTGTAAACCGTTGGAAAAGCTGATACGTACCGCGTACCGCTTAACGGGAACAATGTGCAGCAATACATCGCCCGAGGCAGTTGATAAAACTGCCTTTTCGCAACTGGTATACGTGTGcgaaaagtttcctttttttatttttcaagttttgttttccaaaactCGGTCTCAACAACAATCGCTGTAAAGGCACGATTTCACCAACAAACTTTCCCCGGTGTAGAGATtagaaagtttattttcccaCCATTTGGCTTGGTGATGAaaagttgttttcattttcttgctCGTTTTTCACAGACGCCatcggaatgatttttttttgtttttttttcttgccctgGAACGGTTTGTTGGCTGCTTTCAGTCTATCGCCAACCGTAAAGCGATGCCCGGGCGTATCGAGCAAAATAGAAGAACGCCAGAATCCAGTAGCTTTCCCGGAGTGGCAAACTTTTTCGGGAATTTCCACATTGGAACCGGGGCTACAATGCTTGACTTTTATCAATCCCGTCATCGACCATTGCGACGGAATTAACGCACGATGTGGGTTGCGTGCCGGTGGGAGTGTCCCCAACATCGTCTTGTAGCATACATATAACCTGCATTAAAAAGATCCGTACGACATCCGTACGAAAGCGGGACGACGTTGCGTTCTAATGAGCAAGTACGTAGACGATGAAGACGCAAAAGGATGCCGCGTCTGTTGCCGAGAAACATTCGTAGGAAATGGCAAATGAATACATTATCATGTCTAGGCGATGAAGGTTAAGACAGCAGTGGACGACTAAATGACCAAATAATATGGTTGCCTTTCTTAGCTAAGAAGTGATGGTGCCGTGTCGCATTAATATCTAGCTGAAGTCGATCGAATATGTCGATTCGATTGGTGTAATAACATTGGGcagttaatttgttttactttactgTACGAAAAAAGGAGTATTTTTAGAGCAACAGATTTCGTTTcacttgaataaaatatttttcttgcaCAGATTTTTCgttgaaaaatcgttaaaTTAACCGACTCATTCGGGTTAATAGTTCTTGGAAGGTTTCAGTTTTATTTACGATCTCTCCCAAAAGGTAGACATGCTTTTATTTAATACAAACGTAAATTGTATTTGTAAGGAGGTGTTTCGACACACTTCGCACAGGAACAGACAGCAAGTGAAACCTTTCACAAACGTTTGGTAAAATAATTGTCCAACTCTTCAACAAACGACTCGTCCAAAATTAACAAGTACTTCCATGAAGCTGCTTGCACAATCGCATCACGTTCACTTAGGGTTCGTTTCAGTTCAAATTTCCCGACACGACACGAATGAGATCCCTGTGTTCCGTTGGATGGTTCAattgaagcaacaaaacaaaaaacccgagCACCACACCGGATGGCTTTTGGCTTTTCCTTCCTTGGTGTTTGTTGTGGAACCTTCGTAGAACCAACGTTCAGTCCGTCCACCATCATTGGGATGAATTAATTGAATCTGCCgctttttgtgtgaaattaatttaacggCTGTTGCGGTCCCTTGGTTCCTCCGGCGCTCCGGCGGAGATGAGCGTACGTTAAAAGTTTCAAAGCGGCCAAATATAGGGGATGAGCTACAAATCGTAACGTCCGTTAGGGTGCGTTACTTCTCCGGGGGGTTTAGGCAATGGGTTTTGTACGGTGATCGTCTTAGTTGCTGTAGAACAAGAGATTAGAAACTTTATCATTATCGAAGAAACAGTAGCTGTCTTGATTAAATGAAGGTAGTTTTACGCGGAAGAAACCATTAGGAAACAAATCCCTGGCTTGGTGCGGCATATGTCAACGTGGGAGTGATGTTTTCAGGACAGagaaaaatctttctttttggttgtgtGTCTTTCGAACGTAAGCCAGCTTTTTTATAAGGTAACATAACATAAGTACACTTCATATAGTTGGTGGTCGAAGAGTACTTATAGCCAAGAAAAGGCCTCCCCAACGAAATAATTGTGGAGTACAATTGCAATATTTTATGTAGATATTTATTACTGTTCAACTCACTAGTTGCAATATTCTTTGTATAATAAATGcacgaataatgttttatACCTAAATAACACTGCAGTTAGTTAAAAGGAATTTTAAGGTAAGAGTAAATTAGCATCATTTATCGGAgggagaaataaaaatcaaatacagGTAAGTGAGTAGAAAAACCGAATCCATTTTCAACACATTCCATAAGCACGTCTTGTGAGAAAATTGCTCCCGAAAGaaacatttaccaaaaaaagcaaattaaaatatttgacaTTTTCACCCAACAGAACCGGTGTTTTACAAGTTTGATTAATTTCCGTTTGCTTTCTTCATTCTCTCCACCACCGGATGGTGCCTGTCCAGTCCAATCTTGATGATCTCATCGTACGAGTACGTGGAGTACATTGATGGCAACATGGTGGCCGCCTGCCTATCACCAGTGGATAGCTTCTGGCCGGCATCCTTCTTCGTCGGCAGCATCGTGCTATTCTTCATCATCCCGCTCCTGATACTGGTCGTACTGTACTCGGTAATAGCGAAGAACCTGATGGACAATCCGAGCATTATCATGTCCAGTGCGTCCAACGGCAATCGTGGCAATGTGTACAAGTATCGCAAGCAGGTAATCTTCATGCTCGGAGCGGTGGTGGTAAGCTTCTTCGTCTGTTTGCTTCCATTCCGGGCACTTACGCTGTGGATCATTATTGTGCCGAGCGAGGCAATCGTTTCGGTCGGCATCGAGCGGTTCTACATTCTGCTGTACTTCTGCCGCATCATGCTGTACATGAACTCGGCCATCAATCCGATCCTGTACAACCTGATGTCGTCGAAGTTTCGCAACGGGTTCCTGCAGCTGCTCGGCTGCGGGAAGATCGTACGATCGGACAGTATTTCGAGTGGGGCTCGCAAAGGTGGCGGTACGTTCCATACCGGTTCGACGAATCTCAGCAGCTCGCACGGTACCGGCTCAAGTCAGCGGAAAATTCAGCGAGAGGAGAATGGGAATAGCATTCGGCGACCGACGGTACAGTTTCAGCACCCGCCTGTTAGTGACGAGTGGCGCCCAAGTCAAGGTTCGTTAAGACGTCACAGCAGTATCATATCGATTCGAACCGTACCGATGGTGGGA
Proteins encoded in this window:
- the LOC125764641 gene encoding uncharacterized protein LOC125764641; amino-acid sequence: FPFAFFILSTTGWCLSSPILMISSYEYVEYIDGNMVAACLSPVDSFWPASFFVGSIVLFFIIPLLILVVLYSVIAKNLMDNPSIIMSSASNGNRGNVYKYRKQVIFMLGAVVVSFFVCLLPFRALTLWIIIVPSEAIVSVGIERFYILLYFCRIMLYMNSAINPILYNLMSSKFRNGFLQLLGCGKIVRSDSISSGARKGGGTFHTGSTNLSSSHGTGSSQRKIQREENGNSIRRPTVQFQHPPVSDEWRPSQGSLRRHSSIISIRTVPMVGKSCSADSNQYADDTTIVPVLENGINIVEEEEAVGENVTSNTSSNNCSPRQQQQPLPNSNGFHRFKDRVRFSGSRQSYRARLDFHHYRGGYVGHGHLTAISTTEEESVEDPTAPLDDEQQHRSNDNNRISLLKAATAALATATTAATATAVVVIVTSGSVDLDSTDQDNHTDGAGANNSEQIGHTEMQRSQEERNGKETPTACIAVGSMECDI